A genomic stretch from Desulfolutivibrio sulfodismutans DSM 3696 includes:
- a CDS encoding AAA family ATPase, producing the protein MLKTLTIQSFKAISSPVTIPLGAFNVIIGRNSSGKSSALEALSWLSECISSGATEATRPFHRIEDLVYSGREGFNLKIAFDPQDLSVGPLVEFGLDVTNNGGRPVISSEFLRYESGPQWTDRITTGPDGRKYELSLTGQISKKERELIRKRAKGNPTDQPLVNILYLLDSLEAQEFAAFSNDDELVLKLVDPKADRGGALLRDALERLVTLRLSPKVIGSFSDVDTGAASKKLLDEQGLGVARLLSELDVETRNILIEKVSFITGRTQSIHTHDPDGPADRRYFGFNETIAGSTSVIPSWMLSEGTRRITAILALILHDNPPPILCIEEIENGLDPWTIQFLLEELSAASVRGTQIIVTTHSPYLLNLVPIEHVLLVDRSDERVSFTPGSKLKGLSHIFDHMGAGDMYTAHYLHDKSKEAGE; encoded by the coding sequence ATGCTTAAAACCTTAACCATACAATCCTTTAAGGCTATATCGTCACCGGTTACCATTCCATTGGGCGCGTTTAATGTCATCATTGGCCGGAATAGCTCTGGTAAAAGCTCTGCCTTGGAGGCTCTCAGTTGGTTGAGTGAATGCATCAGTAGTGGAGCTACAGAGGCAACGAGGCCATTCCACAGGATTGAAGATCTTGTATACAGCGGTCGCGAAGGTTTTAATTTAAAGATTGCCTTCGACCCCCAGGATCTCAGTGTTGGTCCTCTTGTTGAGTTTGGCCTTGACGTCACCAATAATGGTGGACGCCCAGTCATTTCATCGGAGTTCCTTCGGTATGAATCAGGGCCTCAGTGGACTGATCGTATTACAACGGGTCCAGACGGACGCAAATATGAGCTCTCATTGACTGGGCAGATATCCAAGAAGGAAAGAGAGCTTATCCGCAAGCGAGCTAAGGGCAACCCAACTGACCAACCGCTAGTAAACATTCTCTATTTATTGGACAGCCTCGAGGCTCAGGAATTCGCCGCCTTCAGCAACGATGATGAATTGGTGCTCAAGTTAGTTGATCCCAAGGCGGACAGAGGGGGTGCGCTTCTTCGCGATGCCCTTGAGCGGCTGGTTACCTTGCGCTTAAGTCCAAAAGTAATCGGCAGCTTTTCAGATGTCGATACCGGAGCAGCATCCAAAAAGCTTTTAGATGAACAAGGTCTCGGCGTGGCTAGACTATTGTCTGAACTAGACGTGGAAACACGCAACATTTTGATCGAAAAGGTCTCGTTCATCACTGGGCGGACGCAAAGCATTCACACGCACGATCCTGATGGCCCAGCGGACAGACGGTACTTCGGCTTCAATGAGACAATAGCCGGATCGACGAGTGTTATTCCCAGTTGGATGCTGTCTGAGGGGACACGACGCATTACAGCTATATTAGCTCTCATCCTTCATGACAATCCACCTCCAATTTTATGCATTGAGGAAATTGAGAATGGGCTTGACCCTTGGACTATTCAGTTCCTCTTGGAGGAGCTCTCTGCGGCATCCGTGCGTGGAACGCAAATAATTGTTACAACACATAGTCCTTACCTGCTTAATCTGGTCCCGATCGAACACGTGCTTCTTGTTGATCGAAGCGATGAGAGAGTTTCGTTTACACCTGGAAGTAAGCTTAAAGGCTTATCTCACATATTTGATCATATGGGTGCAGGAGACATGTACACAGCTCACTATCTCCACGACAAGTCGAAGGAGGCTGGTGAATGA